ATACGACGAAACCCGAATCGGCTTCGACCGCAGTCGTCACGCGGTCTGCCGCGGCGGCCGCCCACTGGATTTTCTCCACCATGTGATCGAGCGGCACAAGTTCCTTGCCGTCGAGGTGGCCGCAGCGCTTGGGAAACTTCTGGTCCTCCAGGTGCAGCCCGGCGGCACCGGCTCGCGCGTACTCGATGACCGTCCGCCGCACCATCTCGGCTTCCCCGAATCCGGTATCGGCGTCTGCGAGCACGGGCAGGCGGCTGGCATCCGCGGCTTCGCGAATCTCGCGGCAGAAATGTTCGAGCGTCAAGAGCCCCACATCGGGCACGCCCGCCGAGACGCTCGTCGCGGCACCGGAGATGTAGCAGGCTTCGAATCCGTGGCGCGCAATTGCCTTGGCACAAAGTGCGTTGAACGCACCGGGGATCGCGATGCATTGCCGGTCCATCGCGGCCCGCAGACGGGCTCCGGGAGAGGCCAGAACTTGGTAGAAGCCGTTGCTCATGGCGAGATGATACTGATCCGCCCCGGCGGATCGCGTGTTCTATACTGAGCCTGCCGCGGGCGTAGTTCAGCGGTAGAACGTCAGCTTCCCAAGCTGAATGTCGCCGGTTCGATCCCGGTCGCCCGCTTTGACGCAGACTTCAGTGCTTGCGCCACTGACGTCCCCACCAGTCATAAGTGATCTCGGGACCGCGAGAACGCAGGCCAAGCTCGTCGAGCAGATATCGGATTCGCCCCGGACAAGCTCGAATTCCCAGAATTCGAAGGTTGTGCAACCAGCGAAATCTCGGAGAATAGCCGGATCGCTTTGTGATCCTCAGGGCTTCCGACTTGTACTCCGCCAAGTTGCGCGACGTCTTCTGATTCGGATGGTAGCGGAATCCGGCCAACGGGACATCGACGCCCCAAATCTCTGCCAGCGGAGCGAAGCGGCACCAAAGCTCGTAATCGCCGGCGGCGGAAAGCGAGCTATCGACTCGAGCTCCGGCGCGCTGCCATAGGCTGCGTCTCCAGAAAGTTCCCTCCTGCTGGATAAAGCCAAATCCGTACCAACCCGCGATCGGAAGATAGTCCCCGCGACGAATGCCTGCCGAGCTGACCTGAGCGAGCGGGCTGAGTTTGACCACCGCATCGTGCTCGTCGATGACGCAGGGATACAGCGTCGTGAGCCATTCCATTTCCGGGAATTGACGGAAGAGACTCCCGACCAACCGCAACGTACCCGGCAGAAGCAGGTCATCGGCGTTAATCCACCCCATTATGTCCGCGTCGATATTGGCAAATCCCTTGTTGAGCGCGTCGTACATACCTCCATCCGGTTCGATCAAGACATGATCGATCTTGTGCTTCCAGCGGGCGAGCACATCCCCGGTGTTGTCGCTCGAACCGCCGTCGACGACCGCATAGCGCAGATTGGGATAGTTCTGGTCGAGCACGGAACGGATGGTGCGCTCGATGAATCTGCCGCAGTTGAGAGACGGCGTGACAAGAGCGAAGCTGGGCAGAGTTTCGTTGCCGGATGTCAAGCGTAATTCACGTATTTGAATTCTTCGCTCCGCTTGGGAACAAAGAACAGGTCCATTTGCCACAGCGTGCGGTCGTAAACTCTCCAGAGCGGCTCCGAAAAGTCTACCACTCCGAAACCAAGCCGGTCGAGGAATGCGACCATTTCATGCCACATCAGCGCGTTGTCGCTCAACCGAAAGTTGTACGTTTCGATCACGAGAATCTCGGTTTGTTCGAGCGTGCGACGAGCGCCCTCGAGTATCGGAACCTCAAATCCGTGCGTGTCGAGCTTAAGCAGGAATGGTCCTTGCCACGCACGTTTCGCTAGCTCGTGATCAATGCTTGTAACGGGGATCTTGATTGTCTCTTTGTCGGTCGGGTGTTCGCTCGCCGAGCCGGCGAATTCCCCGCTTGGTTCAAAGTAGACCATCCCGTCCGCACGCGGTCCCGCCGCGGAAATGCAGAACTCGGCGCCCGGATGCCCGGCGCAATATGCCTCGAGAGATTTGCGATGCAGTTCCTGCGCCTCGATGAGAAGATAATTCGCGCCCGGAAACACGCTCCTCGCAGCGGCCGACCACCGACCATCCGATGCACCAATATCGACGACTGTGCTCACCTGGTGACCGCGGTCACGAACAAGCGTGAGCGCCCGGAGAGTGCTTGCGGCATCGCGAACACGGGTCTCCAATTCTGGGCTGGTGAGACTGGCCGCCGCTTGGCTCGGAGCAGCGGGTGCCCAGATTCGGTTTGCGGCCCGGTGCAGCGCGCCGCTGATCATTCTACGAACAGGCATTCTTGATTCCGTGTGGTAGGCACTTCCGATCCCGGTCGGGCAATTCGTTTGAGTGACAAACTCTACGTTCTCTTCCTCGCGATTCGGTCGGCAAAGGATCGCGCCCAGGATTGCGCCACAGATTCGAGAACATACGCGAGGTTGTCGATCCGATACCAAAGCCGGCGCGTGCGGTCGAGGGGCGCCCGGAGGCGATCCACCTCGCGCTTTCCGACCGAGTGCGCGACGCGGACGCTCTTTTGAAGCGGGTGCGTTCGAAATGCTCCAAGCGTGCGCGGCAGCCTGCAGAACTTCGCACCGGCGTGATGAAATCGGAGTATCAACTCCCAGTCGATCAAGAAGTCGAATTCGGTATTGACGCGTGCGCCCGTCCGATTCCAAAGCGATCTGCGCCAGAATAGGGTTTCCTGGGGGATGTACTGGCGCCAGAGATATGCCGCGGATCGGTGCGGCGGAAGCACCCATCTGCCCACCTCGTCGCCGTTCGTATCGATAATGATCCGATTGCCGTAGACCACGTCGACTTCCGGATGCTCGCGAAACCATCGCGCCACATAGCGGAATGCGCCCGGCAAGAAGAGATCGTCCGAATTGAGCCACGCCATGATTTCGCCGCTGGTCAGCGCAAACCCCTTGTTGATCCCGTCGGCCTGCCCGCGGTCCGGCTCGGAAATCCAGCGCGTTATTCCCGCGGCTGACCGCAGAACGTCGATTGAATTATCGGTGGAGCCGCCGTCGATGACAACGTATTCCAGCCGCGGATAGCGCTGGCCGGTCACGCTCTCGATGGCGCCCCTGAGCCAACGTCCTTGGTTGAAGCTGGGCGTCACGACCGAAATCAGCGGCGGGTCAATGAGCGCAGCCTCGAGACTCTGTTTGCTCGATTGCTCGGAAAGCAATTCCGGGTCGGGACGGAACGGAATTGGGCGATGCTGTCCATAGACTCCGAGTTTCAGACCGAGAGGTCGGGCAAGTCGCTTCAGAACGCGCTTGATGTTCCCGCTCAGCGGCGCATCCCTGATAAGCGTTAGTTCGTCTGCGGTCATTGGTCAGAATCTCGGTTTGCGGAACCACGAACAGTGTTCAGATCGGTCAGCGAGGAGCAACGCGAGCGCTAGGGGCGTCTACCTGCTCCATGACTCCTAGCTTTGAATGCGGCCAGCAAACGACCTCCGGATCTTGAGAAACTGAATCGAGCAACTCAACATATCGCCGAATGAAACCCCGCACCCAAGCAGGATCGTGTTTGTTGGCATCGAACATCACCGAACAACCGCTCAATTCATTGTGCGGGTCGAATGCGAGACTAAACCCCCACGGCATCGCTTCCACCCGACGCTCCAGCCATCTCAACTCAACATCCCTGAATCGCAATGGAGCCCTGTGGTCGGAAAGGCTGAAGACCGCTTGCACCTCGGGTGGATTCATCCCTTCTCGTCTCAATTCATCGCATAACTCATCGTACGGAATTTCATTTCGCGCCTGAACCTCGCTTACCAACCGTTGGGTTTCGCCAAGCCAGTGCGAAAACGGGCGGTCCGGGGTCAGCCGAAGTCGCAACGTCGCCAGGTTTGCAAAGTACCCGAATATTTGCTGTGTCTCCAGACGTGCCCGGCCCGTTGCATAGGTCCCCACCACGATGTCCCGGGTTTCAGTTTCCCAGGCCAGTTGCAAAAGGAACGCCGACAAACGGACCATGAAATAGGTTGCATCTCGCGAACGGGCGAGCGATTCCAACCGACGAGAAATGTCCGGGCTCAGTCCCCACCAGATCAGTCCGTCTTCCGGTTGAACCGCTGACCGTCCCACTCGCCGCGGGAGCTCCAAGCGCCCGGGGGGATCGGCGAGTAGGGTTCTCCACCATTGCACTGTTTCGCGATACGCGGACGCCTGACGGTCCAAGTGACGACGCTGCCACGAGGCGTAGTCAGCGTACTGGAAACTCTTTTCCGGCGACGAAGGTATCAAGCCGCCGCCGCATCGAAGCTCGTAAGTCGCCGCCACTTCTCGAAAGAAAATGCCCCACGACCACGAATCCGACACAATGTGGTGATTGACGCGCAGCAGACCGTGTTCCCGGTCTCCGAAGCGCAACAACACAATGCGCAGCAGCGGAAGCCGAGTCAAATCGAAGGGTCTTGCGACCAGCTCGCGGAAGGTCCGCGTCGCAATCTCCGCAGCCCCTGGTTCCGCCGAAAGGTCGATCACCGGAATTTCAACCTGCGCATGCGGATGCACTCGCTGAACGGGCCTGCCTTGAACCTCTTCGAATGTCGTTCGAAGAATCTCGTGTCGGTTGGCGACAGCAGAGAGGCTCTCACGGAATGCTTCAACGTCAAGTGGCCCGAGTATCTGATAGCGACAAGCGACCGTGTACCTTGCGGAGTCTTCAGGCCGCCTCGAAAACCGCCACATCCGCTCCTGGCCAAACGAGAGCGGAAGCGGGTTCGCGCGCGACTCGTGTTGGAGTCCAATCAATGCTCGGTTCTTTTCTGCTTTCGAAGTCCGCTCGATAGCCTCCGCCAGGCTCCCCAGACTCGGGTGATCGATGAACACCCGCAAATCCAGCTGCACCCCCATTGCCGCGTCGATTCGCGCCGCAATCACCGCGGCGGACAGAGAGTCTCCGCCAAGATCGAAGAAATTCGAGCCGCGCCCGACTCTTGGGCGCTTCAGCACCGACTCCCAGATTTCTGCGATCATCGCTTCTCTTGCATTCGCGGGTGGGATGTGTGCAGATGATTCTTCGATCTGCACTTCCATCTCGTCGAGCGCTTTACCGTCGATCTTCCCGTGCGGCGTCGTCGGAAACTGCTCAAGGAACACAATCTCCGACGGGATCATGTGCCCGGGAAGCGCTGCGCGAAGCTCGCTCCGGATAGCTTCGGCACCGTTCGTTGCGCCGATGCGCCGGCAAACGAAGGCGCGAAGACGGGTTTCCCCGGCACTCTCGGAGCTCGCACGCACCACCGCTCCTTGGATGCCGATCACCCGCGATAACGCCTCTTCGACTTCGGAGATCTCGATGCGGTAGCCATGCACCTTTACCCGCTTGTCAGCACGGCCGGCGATGATCAACTCGCCGCGCTCGTTCATCCGTGCGAGATCGCCGGTGCGAAACGTCCTGGTACCGTCCGGTCCGTCGCCACCGACGAATCGCTCGGATGTCAGGTCTTCGCGGCGCCAGTATCCCGTCGACAGGAACCGGCTTCGTACCGCGATTTCTCCTTCGCCGCTTTGCGCGATTCCTTCGCTGTCGCGCCGCAGCAACAGGATTTCCAGACCATCGGCTGCCCGGCCGATCGGCAGACGTCCTTCACGAAGCGGCGTCTCGCCGGTAACGCGGAACTGTGTGACGTTGCCCGTCTCTGATGACGAATAGGTATGCAACAGGAAACCGTGTGTGCTGAAATGCCGGCGCCACGATGCAACATCATTCCAGTTTGCGATCTCAGAGGCGAGGCGGACCGCACGCACGCATTCGATCCTCCGGTTCGCGTCAAGCGTCTGAACGAAGTGACGAAAAATCGAGGCCGCCGAAACCCAGATTGTGATCCCGTGGTCTTCGAGCCAATCCGCCAAGCCGGTCACACCCCGTTCCATGACCGGGAAGGGGCAGATCTCACCTCCGCTCAACAGGACCGACCAGAGCGTCGCCAAGCCCTGTCCACCGCTCGGCGAAGCAAGCCAGAGACTCCGATCTTCAGGCTTCAATTCCAGCCCGATCGCGAGCCGGCGAGCATTGTGCAGGACGCTCCGATGCGGTTTCATAACCGCCTTCGCCTGGCCGGTTGATCCGGAGGTATAGATCAGGAACGCGAGATCGCGCGGCGAAATCGGCAGCGACGGATTCTCTTCCGATTCACCATCGGCGAATTCAAGCCTGATCACCGGGATTTTCTTCGCCAAACTCGCAGCAAGCCGTTCATTTGCGGAATCCGCAATGATGAACGCCGGCTGCGCATCGTCCAGTGACCGTGAAAGGCGAGATTCGGGCTCCGTCGGATTCAGCACAACGGCGACACGCCCGGCTTTCAGGACGCCGATCATCGCCGAGATCAGAGGACCATCGTGCCTCACCACGATCGCCACACGATCCCCGCGATCTCCGGGGCGAGCGATCAGGTGATGCGCCAGTCGATTCGCCGCGGCATTGAGCTCGGAATATGTTGGCCTCCAACTCCCCGAACCGATGGCGCACTTCGCACCTTGCAAACGAGCGACACGTTCAAAGCATGAAGGAACCGACTCGTCTTCGATCGAAACAAACGTCTCCGCGGCAAGCGGAGCGCATTCCAACGAGCTGTCCGGATTCCGCTCGATCATGTTTTTTCAAAGAAGTGCGTTCTTGTCCAGCACCAGCTTTCTCAGGGTGGAGTCGGTCGTTCGGACCGGATAGACCTTCGGCATCATGATGAGTTCGCTGAAGTCGGTGCGGCAGACGCCGGTGTACCCGAGCATCAATTGGAAGCGAGGCTTGACAGAATTCCTGCTCCCAAAGTGCATGCATCCCGACGATTCGATGAACATGACCGAGCCTCGCGCACCCGTGAATTCGATTGCATGACGCCGATCGACAACCGAATAGACCTCTTCGTCGGTGAAGCGATAGCCATGTCCAGGTCCCCAGTTCCCCAGCTTTGAAGACGCCTCTTGTGAAATCGAGCGAGGCAGAAAAGTCCATGGGCCGTGCTCGCTGGTCGTGTCCTCCAGCAGTACAAGCACATAGAGATTGGGCAACGAGTAGTAGTCGAGGTGGTAGAGCTGGCTGTCGTGGGGCTTATCCGGCTGATCGTCAAAGGCCGCGTTCGACTCCACAAAGCGAATTCCGGACGGCAGCGTTGTCGACAGCGCCGGCACACATCCGAGATACGCGCCAACAACAGACAGCAATTCGCTCGAGGTCGCAAAGTCGAGAAAAGACGGATAGCGCTCAAGGTCTTCCGGCGTCCACACATCCTGGAAATAGCTGCGATACGCACCGGGCGAGGAGCGACGAGTGCCCGATCGCTCCGAGATGATCCGTCGTGAATCCTCCAGAACGCGGTCGAGATGAGGGAGTGTCCTTGAATCATCCCGTCCCCAGCCGTCGTTCATTTCGACCGGCTTCCGGGTGATCGGCCCGTTCTCGTCGATAAGTTTCTTCCACCGATCTTGATAGAGCGACCGCCGCAATTCGTCCTGCTGCTGGAACTTGGCCTGGTTGTACGCGAGAGCCAGTCGCATGGTGTTCCGGATTCCCAAGCAGGCCATGTGGTTCTCGTGCAGACGCTTTGCCAACGGTCGCATCTGAGCGTCGAGTTCATCAAACTTTTTTGCGTCACTGCTCGCCATTCCAGCCGCTCCTTTCTTCGTCGCGCTTCACATCAGCCATAAATCGTCTGCACGCGGCAATAGAACTCCCGATCCGACGGCCCGTGTTCCGCCGGCCCCACTCCTGATGCTTTCCACCCGCCCAGTGGCGAGGCCGCATCGGCGTCAGCTGTTGCCCGATTAATCTTCAGCACGCCCGCCCGCGCTTCCAGCAGGAATTGTTCTTTCAACCGCGGTGAAGACGAGAACACCGCTGCGACCAATCCCTGGCGAACACCGTTGCACAATGCTAATGAATGATTGAAGTCGGTCGCTCGCTGCACGACGAGAATGGGCGCAAAGCTCTCCTCCTGCACGATCTCATGAGACTCGCGATCGGCAAATACGATCGTCGGTGGAAAAAACGATCCCTGATCCATCAGTTGCGAAAAGTCCGCCTGCTCCCGGTGCGGAGTCAAGGCGACCAGTCCGTCCTCACGCGCGCGGCGAAGCAAGTGTTCGGTCTCGCTTCGCTTCCGCGCGCTGATCAGAGGTCCGATGACCGTTTCGGGTTTCGACGGATCGCCCCAAACCAGTTGCGCGGTCGCTTTTTTCAGGGCAGAAATAAAAGCTTCAAAGCAGGATTCGGCGACAATGACGCGCCGGTTCGCCGTGCAGCGTTGTCCCGCGAAGCCGAATGCGCCCTCGGCAATTTTTTCCGCCGCCGCTGTCAACTCCGCATCCTCCCAGACGATCGACGCGTTGTTCCCACCCAATTCGCCCTGGTAAGGCACACGACGGCGCGCGCAGATTTCCTGTATCGCGTAACCGGCAAGAGCAGAACCGGAGAGCGTCACTCCGTCGATCGCGTCGTCTTCGGCGAGACGCAGAGCGGTCGAGTGATCTCCGGCGCACAGACCAAGCACCCCATCGGGAATGCCCGCTTCGCGCGCGATCTCGAGCACCCGATGCGAGATGGCCGTCGCCGCAGGAGCCGGCTTC
The DNA window shown above is from Phycisphaeraceae bacterium and carries:
- a CDS encoding isocitrate lyase/phosphoenolpyruvate mutase family protein — encoded protein: MSNGFYQVLASPGARLRAAMDRQCIAIPGAFNALCAKAIARHGFEACYISGAATSVSAGVPDVGLLTLEHFCREIREAADASRLPVLADADTGFGEAEMVRRTVIEYARAGAAGLHLEDQKFPKRCGHLDGKELVPLDHMVEKIQWAAAAADRVTTAVEADSGFVVCARTDAKGVEGFDAAVKRAKAYVQAGADMIFPEGLTSEKEFAEFALQLRATCPKAYLLANMTEFGKTPMIPLSKFGEMGYSCVIFPVSLLRIAMGAVDRALEQLKHSGSVEAMLGQMQTRQQLYDLVEYKPGVPWEFHA
- a CDS encoding glycosyltransferase; the protein is MTSGNETLPSFALVTPSLNCGRFIERTIRSVLDQNYPNLRYAVVDGGSSDNTGDVLARWKHKIDHVLIEPDGGMYDALNKGFANIDADIMGWINADDLLLPGTLRLVGSLFRQFPEMEWLTTLYPCVIDEHDAVVKLSPLAQVSSAGIRRGDYLPIAGWYGFGFIQQEGTFWRRSLWQRAGARVDSSLSAAGDYELWCRFAPLAEIWGVDVPLAGFRYHPNQKTSRNLAEYKSEALRITKRSGYSPRFRWLHNLRILGIRACPGRIRYLLDELGLRSRGPEITYDWWGRQWRKH
- a CDS encoding FkbM family methyltransferase; protein product: MPVRRMISGALHRAANRIWAPAAPSQAAASLTSPELETRVRDAASTLRALTLVRDRGHQVSTVVDIGASDGRWSAAARSVFPGANYLLIEAQELHRKSLEAYCAGHPGAEFCISAAGPRADGMVYFEPSGEFAGSASEHPTDKETIKIPVTSIDHELAKRAWQGPFLLKLDTHGFEVPILEGARRTLEQTEILVIETYNFRLSDNALMWHEMVAFLDRLGFGVVDFSEPLWRVYDRTLWQMDLFFVPKRSEEFKYVNYA
- a CDS encoding glycosyltransferase, with translation MTADELTLIRDAPLSGNIKRVLKRLARPLGLKLGVYGQHRPIPFRPDPELLSEQSSKQSLEAALIDPPLISVVTPSFNQGRWLRGAIESVTGQRYPRLEYVVIDGGSTDNSIDVLRSAAGITRWISEPDRGQADGINKGFALTSGEIMAWLNSDDLFLPGAFRYVARWFREHPEVDVVYGNRIIIDTNGDEVGRWVLPPHRSAAYLWRQYIPQETLFWRRSLWNRTGARVNTEFDFLIDWELILRFHHAGAKFCRLPRTLGAFRTHPLQKSVRVAHSVGKREVDRLRAPLDRTRRLWYRIDNLAYVLESVAQSWARSFADRIARKRT
- a CDS encoding AMP-binding protein, whose protein sequence is MIERNPDSSLECAPLAAETFVSIEDESVPSCFERVARLQGAKCAIGSGSWRPTYSELNAAANRLAHHLIARPGDRGDRVAIVVRHDGPLISAMIGVLKAGRVAVVLNPTEPESRLSRSLDDAQPAFIIADSANERLAASLAKKIPVIRLEFADGESEENPSLPISPRDLAFLIYTSGSTGQAKAVMKPHRSVLHNARRLAIGLELKPEDRSLWLASPSGGQGLATLWSVLLSGGEICPFPVMERGVTGLADWLEDHGITIWVSAASIFRHFVQTLDANRRIECVRAVRLASEIANWNDVASWRRHFSTHGFLLHTYSSSETGNVTQFRVTGETPLREGRLPIGRAADGLEILLLRRDSEGIAQSGEGEIAVRSRFLSTGYWRREDLTSERFVGGDGPDGTRTFRTGDLARMNERGELIIAGRADKRVKVHGYRIEISEVEEALSRVIGIQGAVVRASSESAGETRLRAFVCRRIGATNGAEAIRSELRAALPGHMIPSEIVFLEQFPTTPHGKIDGKALDEMEVQIEESSAHIPPANAREAMIAEIWESVLKRPRVGRGSNFFDLGGDSLSAAVIAARIDAAMGVQLDLRVFIDHPSLGSLAEAIERTSKAEKNRALIGLQHESRANPLPLSFGQERMWRFSRRPEDSARYTVACRYQILGPLDVEAFRESLSAVANRHEILRTTFEEVQGRPVQRVHPHAQVEIPVIDLSAEPGAAEIATRTFRELVARPFDLTRLPLLRIVLLRFGDREHGLLRVNHHIVSDSWSWGIFFREVAATYELRCGGGLIPSSPEKSFQYADYASWQRRHLDRQASAYRETVQWWRTLLADPPGRLELPRRVGRSAVQPEDGLIWWGLSPDISRRLESLARSRDATYFMVRLSAFLLQLAWETETRDIVVGTYATGRARLETQQIFGYFANLATLRLRLTPDRPFSHWLGETQRLVSEVQARNEIPYDELCDELRREGMNPPEVQAVFSLSDHRAPLRFRDVELRWLERRVEAMPWGFSLAFDPHNELSGCSVMFDANKHDPAWVRGFIRRYVELLDSVSQDPEVVCWPHSKLGVMEQVDAPSARVAPR